The following proteins come from a genomic window of Gammaproteobacteria bacterium:
- the nhaD gene encoding sodium:proton antiporter NhaD — protein MLSVWSPLSFAETSTTPASTLLDLTGSWVGISCLAIFVIAYSFVVLEEFIHLRKSKPVVFAAGIIWILIAIAYTEAGDTETVRREVLHHILEYAELLLFLLAAMTYINTMNERNVFQALRARLITSGYSLRAIFWITGLLAFFISPVADNLTTALVMAAVVIAVGADNSRFVTAACINIVVAANAGGAFSPFGDITTLMVWQKGVVDFFEFFDLFIPSLVNWFVPAMIMSFTVPRVRPGGRADSIRVKQGGFIIIGLFFLTITITVLMHNFLHLPPVVGMMMGLGLLKLYGYRLTMCETRAPHIGGPEDGGIDISTAPPRKPFDIFISMKRAEWDTLMFFYGVILCVGGLGAVGYLALVSQFLYVDLGPTWANIMIGLLSAVVDNIPVMFAVLTMNPDMSHGQWLLVTMTAGVGGSLLSVGSAAGVALMGQARGVYTFFAHLRWSWAVALGYVASIASHMYLNAHLM, from the coding sequence ATGCTGTCCGTCTGGTCGCCGCTGTCGTTCGCGGAAACATCGACGACGCCGGCAAGCACGCTGCTCGACCTCACCGGCAGTTGGGTGGGCATCTCCTGCCTCGCCATCTTCGTGATTGCCTACAGCTTCGTCGTGCTCGAGGAATTCATCCATCTGCGCAAGTCCAAGCCGGTGGTGTTCGCCGCCGGTATCATCTGGATACTGATCGCCATCGCGTACACCGAGGCCGGCGATACCGAGACCGTCAGACGCGAGGTGCTGCACCACATCCTGGAGTATGCCGAGCTGCTGCTGTTCCTGCTCGCGGCGATGACCTACATCAATACCATGAACGAACGCAACGTGTTCCAGGCACTGCGCGCCCGGCTCATCACCTCGGGCTATTCGCTGCGCGCCATCTTCTGGATCACAGGCCTGCTCGCCTTCTTCATCTCGCCGGTCGCGGACAACCTGACCACCGCGCTGGTGATGGCGGCGGTGGTCATTGCGGTCGGCGCGGACAACAGCCGCTTCGTCACCGCGGCCTGCATCAACATCGTGGTCGCCGCCAATGCCGGCGGGGCCTTTAGCCCGTTCGGCGACATCACCACGCTGATGGTGTGGCAGAAGGGCGTGGTCGACTTTTTCGAATTCTTCGATCTATTCATCCCTTCGCTGGTCAACTGGTTCGTCCCGGCGATGATCATGTCGTTCACCGTGCCCAGGGTACGCCCCGGCGGCCGGGCGGATTCGATCCGGGTCAAACAGGGTGGATTCATTATTATCGGGTTGTTCTTTCTCACCATCACGATCACGGTTCTGATGCACAACTTCCTGCATCTCCCCCCCGTCGTCGGCATGATGATGGGACTCGGACTGCTCAAGCTGTATGGCTACCGCCTGACGATGTGCGAGACCCGCGCGCCGCACATCGGCGGTCCGGAGGACGGCGGCATCGACATTTCGACCGCCCCCCCACGCAAGCCGTTCGACATCTTTATCAGCATGAAGCGGGCCGAATGGGACACCCTGATGTTCTTTTACGGTGTCATCCTCTGCGTGGGCGGACTTGGAGCGGTGGGCTATCTGGCGCTGGTCTCGCAGTTTCTCTACGTCGATCTCGGGCCGACCTGGGCCAATATAATGATTGGCCTGTTGTCCGCCGTGGTCGACAATATCCCGGTCATGTTCGCCGTGCTCACCATGAACCCGGACATGTCGCACGGACAATGGCTGCTGGTCACGATGACGGCCGGAGTCGGCGGTTCGCTGCTGTCGGTCGGCTCGGCCGCGGGCGTGGCGCTGATGGGACAGGCGCGCGGCGTCTACACCTTCTTCGCGCACCTGCGCTGGTCATGGGCGGTCGCGCTGGGTTACGTCGCCAGCATCGCCAGCCACATGTACCTCAACGCGCACCTGATGTAA
- a CDS encoding TerB family tellurite resistance protein: protein MIGKIGRFFQERIQPPDAGDGHEQRLRLATAALLIEMTRADFSVTDFERAAVDRLLREHFGLDDAETRELVELAELEVKTSASLFQFTHLIDKHFALEQKIAIVELMWRVAYSDADKDHHEEHLVRKVAELLHVPHSAYIRARERAAADMEG, encoded by the coding sequence ATGATCGGGAAGATCGGCCGTTTTTTCCAGGAGCGCATCCAGCCGCCCGACGCCGGCGACGGTCATGAGCAACGGCTTCGTCTCGCCACGGCTGCGCTGCTGATCGAGATGACGCGCGCCGATTTCAGCGTGACCGATTTCGAGCGCGCGGCGGTGGACCGCCTCTTGCGTGAACATTTCGGGCTGGACGATGCCGAAACGCGGGAGCTCGTCGAGCTGGCCGAGCTCGAGGTGAAGACGAGCGCTTCACTGTTCCAGTTCACGCACCTGATCGACAAGCATTTCGCGCTCGAGCAGAAGATCGCGATCGTCGAGCTGATGTGGCGCGTGGCATATTCTGACGCCGATAAGGACCACCATGAGGAGCATCTGGTGCGCAAGGTGGCCGAATTGCTGCATGTTCCGCATTCAGCCTACATTCGCGCGCGCGAGCGGGCCGCGGCTGACATGGAAGGGTGA
- the dnaQ gene encoding DNA polymerase III subunit epsilon, with the protein MRQIVLDTETTGLEPSQGHRIIEVGCVEMVNRRLTGRHYHQYLQPDREIDAGAAEVHGITGEFLRDKPRFADVVEEFLDFVRGAELVIHNAPFDLGFLRHEFGLLGRSWDEAACGVIDTLALARGRHPGQKNNLDALCKRYGIDNSERTLHGALLDAEILADVYLAMTGGQSRLLLETEPEAVTTLVSQAPVIRLSKDRAPLPVIPASAAEREAHARQLEGIDRTSGGKCIWLRLDAQV; encoded by the coding sequence ATGCGCCAGATAGTGCTCGATACCGAAACCACCGGCCTGGAGCCCTCGCAGGGCCACCGCATCATCGAGGTCGGCTGCGTCGAGATGGTCAACCGCCGCCTGACCGGAAGGCATTATCACCAGTATCTGCAGCCGGACCGCGAGATCGACGCCGGCGCCGCCGAGGTGCACGGGATCACGGGCGAATTTCTGCGCGACAAGCCGCGCTTCGCCGACGTGGTGGAGGAGTTCCTCGATTTTGTGCGCGGCGCCGAGCTGGTCATCCACAACGCGCCCTTCGACCTCGGTTTCCTCCGTCACGAATTCGGCCTGCTGGGGCGCTCCTGGGACGAGGCGGCCTGTGGCGTGATCGACACGCTCGCGCTCGCGCGTGGACGCCACCCCGGCCAGAAGAACAATCTGGACGCCCTGTGCAAGCGCTACGGCATCGACAATTCCGAGCGCACGCTGCACGGCGCGCTGCTCGACGCCGAGATCCTGGCCGATGTCTATCTCGCGATGACCGGCGGGCAGAGCCGCCTGCTGCTGGAGACGGAGCCGGAGGCCGTGACGACCCTGGTCAGCCAGGCCCCGGTGATCCGGCTGTCGAAGGATCGCGCCCCGCTGCCGGTGATCCCCGCGAGTGCCGCCGAGCGGGAAGCGCACGCGCGGCAGCTCGAGGGGATCGATCGGACCAGCGGCGGCAAGTGCATCTGGCTGCGGCTGGACGCCCAGGTCTGA
- the rnhA gene encoding ribonuclease HI, which yields MKDIVEIFTDGACRGNPGPGGWGALLRYKGKEKRIHGAEPHTTNNRMELTAAIEALASLKRPCRVSLTTDSQYVKKGMNEWLADWKRRGWKTADKKPVKNADLWQRLDAAVAGHTIEWHWVRGHTGHPENELADALANQAIDAMIARGGVTES from the coding sequence ATGAAGGATATCGTGGAAATCTTTACCGACGGGGCCTGCCGCGGGAATCCGGGACCCGGCGGCTGGGGCGCCCTGCTGCGCTACAAGGGCAAGGAGAAGCGCATTCACGGCGCCGAGCCGCATACCACCAACAATCGCATGGAACTGACCGCGGCCATCGAGGCCCTGGCATCGCTGAAGCGGCCCTGCCGCGTCAGCTTGACCACGGATTCCCAATATGTGAAAAAGGGCATGAACGAATGGCTCGCCGACTGGAAGCGGCGCGGCTGGAAGACGGCCGACAAGAAGCCGGTCAAGAACGCCGACCTGTGGCAGCGGCTGGACGCGGCCGTTGCGGGCCATACCATCGAATGGCATTGGGTGCGCGGCCACACCGGGCACCCGGAAAACGAACTGGCCGACGCGCTCGCCAATCAGGCGATCGACGCCATGATCGCGCGGGGCGGAGTGACGGAATCCTAG
- a CDS encoding methyltransferase domain-containing protein, translating into MLLECERRELDEVLANLFGYYLLQVGAVMDAYLLESSRIRHQLVVDSAWPAEPCRAWPGQIASLCGRPQQLPVQSDSVDVVLLPHTLEFAPSAHEVLREVERVLVAEGHVVILGFNPWSVWGMRRLLRGRRRRHAPWHGTFRGVYRIKDWLSLLGFDIVQVRPYFFRPPLQHETTMRRLEWLERLGRRWWPVLGGAYLIVAKKRVTTLTPIKPRWRPRRSLLQPDVPKPTA; encoded by the coding sequence TTGCTGCTGGAGTGCGAGCGGCGCGAACTGGACGAAGTGCTGGCCAACCTGTTCGGTTATTACCTGCTGCAGGTCGGCGCGGTGATGGACGCCTATCTGCTCGAGTCGAGCCGCATACGGCATCAGCTCGTCGTGGACAGCGCCTGGCCGGCGGAGCCGTGTCGCGCCTGGCCGGGACAGATTGCGAGCCTGTGCGGCCGGCCGCAGCAATTGCCGGTGCAGAGCGACAGTGTGGATGTGGTGCTGCTGCCGCATACGCTGGAGTTCGCGCCGTCGGCGCACGAGGTGCTGCGCGAGGTCGAGCGGGTGCTGGTGGCCGAGGGACATGTCGTCATTCTGGGATTCAATCCCTGGAGCGTGTGGGGGATGCGCCGTCTGCTGCGCGGGCGCCGGCGCCGGCATGCGCCCTGGCACGGCACGTTTCGCGGCGTCTACCGCATCAAGGACTGGCTGTCGCTGCTCGGGTTCGATATCGTGCAGGTGCGGCCGTATTTTTTCCGCCCCCCGCTGCAGCATGAAACCACCATGAGGCGACTGGAATGGCTCGAGCGCCTGGGGCGGCGCTGGTGGCCGGTGCTGGGCGGCGCCTACCTGATCGTCGCGAAGAAACGGGTGACCACGCTGACGCCGATCAAGCCGCGCTGGCGGCCGCGGCGCAGCCTGTTGCAGCCGGATGTCCCGAAGCCCACCGCCTGA
- the gloB gene encoding hydroxyacylglutathione hydrolase, translating into MIQVIPVPALRDNYIWLIRLDGTAEGPAPAIIVDPGEASPVLSALATHKLQPVAMLITHHHPDHVGGVPALMHRFAIPVHGPAGLRLGPSYHAVHEGDELFPGGLRLRVLEIPGHTLDHLAYYHDRGLLFCGDTLFTGGCGRLFEGSAQQMLTALHRLASLPDETRIHCGHEYTLANLSFAMQVEPDNPRLAARLEETRRLRSLDLATASATLAEEKATNPFLRCHTAAVRRAAERFCDRSLGSELDVFATIRRWKDMQ; encoded by the coding sequence ATGATACAGGTAATCCCCGTCCCCGCCTTGCGCGACAATTATATCTGGCTGATCCGCCTCGACGGGACGGCGGAGGGACCGGCGCCGGCGATCATCGTGGATCCCGGCGAGGCGTCGCCGGTCCTCTCCGCCCTCGCGACGCACAAACTGCAACCCGTCGCGATGCTGATCACACATCACCATCCCGATCATGTCGGCGGAGTTCCCGCCCTGATGCATCGCTTCGCGATCCCCGTCCACGGACCCGCGGGACTGCGTCTCGGCCCCTCGTATCACGCTGTCCACGAGGGCGACGAACTCTTCCCGGGCGGCCTGCGCCTGCGCGTGCTCGAGATACCGGGACATACCCTGGATCATCTCGCCTATTACCATGATCGCGGACTGCTGTTCTGCGGGGACACGCTGTTCACCGGCGGTTGCGGACGGCTGTTCGAGGGATCCGCGCAGCAGATGCTGACGGCGCTGCACAGGCTCGCCAGCCTGCCGGACGAGACACGCATCCACTGCGGACATGAGTACACGCTGGCCAACCTGAGCTTCGCCATGCAGGTGGAGCCGGACAATCCCCGCCTTGCCGCGCGCCTCGAGGAAACGCGGCGACTGCGCAGCCTGGATCTCGCCACCGCCTCCGCCACTCTCGCGGAGGAAAAGGCCACCAATCCCTTCCTGCGCTGCCATACCGCGGCTGTCCGGCGGGCGGCCGAACGATTTTGCGACCGGTCTCTCGGTAGCGAACTCGATGTTTTTGCGACGATACGCCGGTGGAAGGATATGCAGTAA
- a CDS encoding LysM peptidoglycan-binding domain-containing protein, which yields MDNNKLAPIRNGLLALLLSILAGCATTHQASLEPADVSDTGDTGDLYAEETPGDWDGINGALFPPDPEHQTLETHPELADTEGTDPGNETGDAEASGADNGTPDLWDRIRAGYGIPRHDNPRVRAELDWYARHPDYLDRTIDRSRPYLYVIVEDLEQRGMPMEIALLPIVESAYQPFAYSHGRAAGIWQFIPSTARHYGLKLNWWYDGRRDILASTRAALDFLQALHDELDNDWLLALAAYNSGAGTVKRAVQANQRRGKPTDFWSLQLPAETRAYVPKLLALAELFASPDTHALEIQSVPDMPVVRTVQTGAQIDLAKAAELSEVSLDELYRLNPGFNRWATDPEGPHQLLLPLDKADLFEARIPTLAEADRLTWQRYIIRTGDTLGTIAQRHHTTIEVLRQVNDIKGNMIRAGNALLIPVSSRSLSGYALSQDERLRTVQNSPRSGSKLVYAVRGGDTLWDIARAHGVAVTHLANWNGISPRDPLHIGQRLVIWQTQSATASVDTGPNAQHPLSSATRRINYVVRKGDSLARISQRFNVKVSELRDWNALHKNDYLHPGQKLTLYVDVINQTENI from the coding sequence ATGGACAATAATAAATTGGCGCCAATCCGGAACGGCCTGCTTGCCCTCCTGCTTTCTATCCTGGCAGGGTGCGCGACGACGCATCAGGCCTCACTCGAACCCGCTGACGTCTCCGATACGGGCGACACCGGCGACCTCTATGCGGAAGAGACACCCGGGGACTGGGACGGAATCAACGGCGCCCTGTTCCCCCCGGATCCGGAACACCAGACACTGGAAACCCATCCGGAACTGGCCGACACGGAAGGCACAGACCCGGGGAACGAAACGGGTGATGCGGAAGCCTCGGGGGCGGACAACGGCACCCCGGATCTGTGGGACCGCATCCGGGCCGGGTATGGTATTCCCCGTCACGACAACCCGCGCGTACGCGCCGAGCTTGACTGGTACGCCCGCCATCCCGATTACCTCGATCGCACCATCGACCGCTCGCGCCCCTACCTTTATGTCATCGTCGAGGACCTGGAGCAGCGCGGCATGCCGATGGAAATCGCGCTGCTGCCGATCGTCGAAAGCGCGTACCAGCCGTTCGCCTATTCGCACGGCCGCGCCGCGGGAATCTGGCAGTTCATCCCGTCGACCGCGCGCCACTACGGACTCAAACTGAACTGGTGGTACGACGGTCGCCGCGACATTCTCGCCTCGACGCGCGCCGCGCTGGATTTCCTCCAGGCCCTGCACGACGAACTCGACAATGACTGGCTGCTCGCCCTCGCCGCCTACAACTCCGGCGCCGGCACGGTGAAACGCGCCGTACAGGCGAATCAGCGGCGCGGCAAGCCGACCGATTTCTGGTCCCTGCAACTGCCGGCCGAGACGCGCGCCTACGTACCCAAACTGCTCGCCCTCGCCGAACTCTTCGCCAGCCCCGACACGCATGCGCTCGAGATTCAGTCGGTCCCCGACATGCCGGTGGTCCGCACGGTACAGACCGGCGCCCAGATCGATCTGGCCAAGGCGGCCGAACTGTCCGAAGTCAGCCTGGATGAGCTCTATCGCCTCAATCCCGGTTTCAATCGCTGGGCGACCGATCCCGAGGGCCCGCATCAACTGCTGCTTCCGCTCGACAAGGCGGATCTGTTCGAGGCCAGGATTCCGACCCTGGCCGAGGCCGACCGGCTGACCTGGCAGCGCTACATCATCCGCACGGGAGACACCCTCGGCACCATCGCCCAGCGCCACCACACCACGATCGAGGTTCTGCGTCAGGTCAACGACATCAAGGGCAATATGATCCGCGCCGGCAATGCCCTGCTCATCCCGGTCTCCTCGCGCAGCCTGTCCGGATACGCCCTGAGCCAGGACGAACGGCTCCGCACGGTGCAGAACAGCCCGCGCTCGGGCAGCAAACTGGTGTATGCGGTACGCGGCGGCGACACGCTGTGGGATATCGCGCGCGCGCACGGTGTCGCCGTGACGCACCTGGCGAACTGGAACGGCATATCACCGCGCGACCCGCTGCACATCGGACAGCGTCTGGTGATCTGGCAGACGCAGAGCGCCACGGCAAGCGTGGATACCGGGCCGAACGCCCAGCATCCGCTCAGCAGCGCCACCCGGCGCATCAACTACGTCGTGCGCAAGGGCGACTCGCTCGCGCGCATCTCACAACGCTTCAACGTCAAGGTCTCCGAACTGCGCGACTGGAACGCCCTGCACAAAAACGATTACCTCCACCCCGGCCAGAAGCTGACGCTGTACGTCGACGTCATAAACCAGACCGAGAATATCTGA
- a CDS encoding HD-GYP domain-containing protein, producing the protein MVEFTQEKVSVQDLVLGMYVARLDRPWIGTPFPIQGFHIKSLDEIRTLGSYCRYVYVDMVKSKIEAIAAPAANGKPARSERKSRQARAYVNLRVDESSYPRTRSIRQEISAAGNLQRDMAAAVDSVMKEIASGKPANIPATRRVANRMIDSILRNPDASIWIARVRDKDTYTYGHSVRSSVWAITFGRHLGLRKERLENLAMGVLLSEVGYTRLPTEILTRKEGLTADEHEVMKKHVEYSVEILREIQGINEDILWTVRTHHERYNGSGFPKGLRGNQIPLLGKIAGIVDFYDAVIAPRFDEEALSPADAMARLHDMRDEEFQAELVDEFIQAIGIYPAGSLIELSTGEVGIITEQNHDRRLRPKIMLILDRDKQPMKKTTEIDLLTYTQDSDGQPVDIQKGLPDGAYGIDLTQFRSNILSRLLGLGHTLFRH; encoded by the coding sequence ATGGTTGAATTCACACAGGAAAAGGTCAGCGTGCAGGATCTCGTCCTCGGCATGTACGTCGCCCGCCTCGATCGCCCCTGGATCGGCACCCCCTTCCCGATCCAGGGCTTTCACATCAAAAGCCTCGATGAGATCCGTACCCTCGGCAGCTATTGCAGATATGTCTACGTGGACATGGTCAAGAGCAAGATCGAGGCGATCGCGGCCCCGGCGGCGAACGGCAAACCCGCCCGCAGCGAACGCAAGAGCAGGCAGGCGCGCGCCTACGTCAACCTGAGGGTCGACGAATCGAGCTACCCCCGCACCCGCAGCATCCGGCAGGAAATCTCCGCCGCAGGCAATCTCCAGCGGGACATGGCCGCCGCGGTCGACAGCGTGATGAAGGAGATCGCGAGCGGGAAGCCCGCGAACATTCCGGCGACGCGCAGGGTGGCGAACCGGATGATCGACAGCATCCTGCGCAATCCCGACGCTTCCATCTGGATCGCGCGCGTCCGTGACAAGGACACCTATACCTACGGCCACAGCGTGCGCTCGTCCGTCTGGGCCATCACCTTCGGGCGCCATCTCGGCCTGCGCAAGGAACGTCTGGAAAATCTTGCCATGGGCGTGCTGCTGTCCGAGGTCGGCTACACGCGCCTGCCGACGGAGATCCTCACCCGGAAGGAAGGCCTGACGGCGGATGAGCACGAAGTCATGAAAAAACACGTCGAGTACAGTGTGGAGATCCTGAGGGAGATTCAGGGGATCAACGAAGATATCCTGTGGACGGTGCGCACCCATCACGAACGCTACAACGGCTCGGGCTTTCCCAAGGGACTGCGCGGCAACCAGATCCCCCTGCTCGGCAAGATCGCCGGTATCGTCGATTTCTACGACGCCGTGATCGCGCCGCGCTTTGACGAAGAGGCGTTGTCGCCGGCGGACGCGATGGCCCGCCTGCACGATATGCGCGACGAGGAATTCCAGGCCGAACTGGTCGACGAATTCATCCAGGCCATCGGCATCTACCCGGCCGGCTCGCTGATCGAACTCAGCACCGGCGAGGTGGGCATCATCACCGAACAGAATCACGACCGCCGGCTGCGTCCCAAGATCATGCTGATCCTGGATCGCGACAAGCAACCGATGAAGAAGACCACCGAGATCGACCTCCTGACCTATACCCAGGACAGCGACGGACAACCGGTCGACATCCAGAAGGGTCTCCCGGACGGCGCGTACGGCATCGATCTGACCCAATTCCGCAGCAACATCCTCTCCCGCCTGCTCGGCCTCGGCCATACCCTGTTCCGTCACTGA
- the tadA gene encoding Flp pilus assembly complex ATPase component TadA, with product MSSASHVIDLPVSPLRSTVAEGNLLNAPVAATLMSGKTVTGRLVTLDGPQAVLTLHSSEKGRSIIKFSDLRQLNFISKHPTNTAKHPLLQDNAGVVSMPRAVEDFHVTFTDGRFLAGRTRGSFVDDVGLHLFQLVGSAYISRIFIPAQVVKKYSIGNGKSVTTHPHGGTRTQKSEVAGEKKPAYNRRKTDRKASGLAANSIQLEQALDKQAGQTGNALLGAKQIGAMLVEAGIITPEQLEAALKSQQEDRTQKLGEILVRMGTVSAHDIYRTLAHKFGLPFVLLRNFYIDLECLNLVPADVAQKYMLIPLVIHQNRLVVAMDDPANTEALTLLRFITRLTIEPTIATREDIHWALGKYYGAVRAQAAPAPAATIEKASTAPAEKPAESAATDSAKPIISFVDNTFLDAIQRNAVDVHFAPKRDYVELLFRIDGALIPIRRFSKVLYPKVLDRLRIMAGMGSASGARQGRTSIVSNDLIHELRISLRNGADGEEAVIHLLNTGTRLSPLGKLGLSTHDEFLFMEELSKTYSMVLVTGPENSDKSATLYAAMLALKAQNLRILTLEDPVSYHLPGIDQIQLEPRAGYAGLISHMDLKSTDVVMFGELRDEETVACAIDTALNKHLVLGKLHADNTIEAVMKLTQMGIKPRQLKASLPCVLAQRALRLNCSHCLESEDAPEEMRRALGVGTDEVFYRGKGCHRCNHTGYQGRIIVYEMLEMTPEIYTLLENGATAADLRQQAIKHGMVTLMESALSQARKRTVSLAEAYQNG from the coding sequence ATGAGCAGCGCCAGCCATGTAATCGATCTTCCCGTATCTCCACTGCGCTCCACGGTGGCGGAAGGAAATCTGCTGAACGCGCCGGTGGCGGCCACCCTGATGAGCGGCAAGACCGTCACCGGACGACTGGTCACCCTCGACGGGCCGCAGGCGGTCCTGACCCTGCACAGCAGCGAGAAAGGGCGCTCGATCATTAAATTCTCCGATCTGCGGCAACTGAATTTCATCAGCAAACACCCGACCAACACCGCCAAGCATCCGCTGCTGCAGGATAATGCCGGGGTCGTTTCGATGCCGCGCGCGGTGGAGGATTTTCACGTCACCTTCACCGATGGCCGGTTTCTGGCCGGACGCACCCGCGGATCCTTCGTCGATGACGTCGGGCTGCACCTGTTTCAGCTGGTCGGCAGCGCCTACATCAGCCGCATATTCATTCCGGCCCAGGTCGTGAAGAAATACAGCATCGGCAACGGCAAATCCGTCACCACGCACCCGCACGGCGGCACCAGGACCCAGAAGTCCGAGGTAGCGGGTGAAAAGAAACCGGCCTACAACCGCCGCAAGACGGATCGCAAGGCCAGTGGGCTGGCGGCCAACTCCATACAGCTCGAACAGGCGCTCGACAAGCAGGCGGGGCAGACCGGCAATGCGCTGCTCGGCGCGAAACAGATCGGCGCGATGCTGGTCGAGGCCGGCATCATCACGCCCGAGCAGCTCGAGGCCGCGCTGAAGTCCCAACAGGAAGACCGTACACAAAAACTCGGGGAGATCCTGGTCCGGATGGGGACCGTGTCGGCGCACGACATCTACCGCACACTCGCCCACAAGTTCGGGCTCCCCTTCGTGCTGCTGCGCAACTTTTATATCGATCTGGAGTGCCTGAATCTGGTGCCGGCGGACGTCGCGCAGAAATACATGCTGATCCCCCTGGTCATCCACCAGAACCGTCTGGTCGTGGCCATGGACGATCCCGCCAACACCGAGGCCCTTACACTGCTCCGCTTCATCACCCGCCTCACCATCGAGCCGACCATCGCCACGCGGGAGGATATCCACTGGGCGCTCGGCAAGTATTACGGCGCCGTCAGGGCACAGGCCGCGCCGGCGCCCGCAGCGACGATCGAGAAGGCGTCCACCGCGCCGGCGGAGAAGCCTGCGGAATCCGCCGCGACCGACAGCGCCAAACCGATCATCAGCTTCGTCGACAACACCTTCCTTGACGCCATCCAGCGCAACGCCGTCGATGTGCATTTCGCACCCAAGCGGGATTACGTCGAGCTGCTGTTCCGCATCGATGGCGCGCTGATCCCGATCCGGCGCTTCAGCAAGGTCCTGTACCCGAAGGTGCTGGATCGCCTCCGGATCATGGCCGGCATGGGTTCCGCTTCCGGCGCGCGCCAGGGCCGCACCTCGATCGTCAGCAATGACCTGATCCATGAGCTGCGCATCTCCCTGCGCAACGGCGCCGATGGCGAGGAAGCGGTGATACACCTGCTCAATACCGGAACGCGGCTGAGTCCGCTGGGCAAGCTCGGCCTGAGCACGCATGACGAGTTCCTGTTCATGGAGGAGCTGAGCAAGACCTATTCCATGGTTCTGGTCACGGGTCCGGAGAATTCGGACAAGTCCGCTACCCTGTACGCCGCGATGCTCGCGCTGAAGGCACAGAACCTGCGCATCCTGACGCTGGAGGACCCGGTCAGCTATCACCTGCCCGGCATCGATCAGATCCAGCTCGAACCCAGGGCCGGCTACGCGGGCCTGATCAGTCACATGGACCTGAAGAGCACCGACGTGGTCATGTTCGGCGAACTGCGCGACGAGGAAACCGTGGCCTGCGCCATCGACACCGCGCTGAACAAACATCTGGTGCTGGGCAAGCTGCATGCGGACAATACCATCGAAGCCGTCATGAAACTGACGCAGATGGGTATCAAACCGCGCCAGCTCAAGGCCTCGCTGCCCTGCGTACTCGCCCAGCGTGCACTGCGCCTGAACTGCAGCCACTGCCTGGAGAGCGAGGACGCGCCGGAGGAGATGCGCCGCGCACTCGGCGTCGGCACGGACGAGGTCTTCTACCGCGGCAAGGGCTGCCACCGCTGCAACCATACGGGCTACCAGGGGCGCATCATCGTGTATGAGATGCTGGAGATGACTCCGGAGATCTACACCTTGCTGGAAAACGGCGCCACGGCGGCTGACCTCCGCCAACAGGCCATCAAGCACGGCATGGTCACCCTGATGGAAAGCGCACTGAGCCAGGCCAGGAAACGCACCGTCTCGCTCGCCGAAGCCTACCAGAACGGCTGA